In the Oryza glaberrima chromosome 6, OglaRS2, whole genome shotgun sequence genome, one interval contains:
- the LOC127775606 gene encoding protein RICE SALT SENSITIVE 3-like has translation MDEQLSPVAVTHLLQHTLRSLCTSGDDSQWVYAVFWRILPRNYPPPKWDLPGGAYDRTRGNRRNWILAWEDGFCNFAATSAACGDGAAAAYAAAECEETKQVGVAGGGLQPELFFKMSHDIYNYGEGLIGKVAADHSHKWVFKEPQEQEINLISSWSNPADSHPRTWEAQFQSGIQTIALIAVREGVVQLGSMKKVAEDLSYVVALRRKFGYLESIPGVLLPHPSSAAAAFPGGPPDAAGWPAGMMVSPPVPPELYVDPYGGAAAGAGPPPSMQIMPSMSSLEALLSKLPSVVPAAAAPSPPPGSSSMPPTGAAAPSSAPPKEEAAEDDYVHCHGMDMATSSTNGGGESTGGAPLPSSYFVNVGVKPSEGF, from the exons atggATGAGCAGCTGAGCCCGGTGGCCGTGACGCACTTGCTGCAGCACACGCTGCGGAGCCTCTGCACCAGCGGCGACGACTCCCAGTGGGTCTACGCCGTCTTCTGGCGCATCCTCCCCCGCAACTACCCTCCCCCAAA ATGGGATCTCCCCGGTGGGGCATACGACAGGACAAGAGGAAACAGGAGGAACTG GATCTTGGCGTGGGAGGACGGGTTCTGCAACTTcgcggccacctccgccgcctgcggcgacggcgcggcggcggcttacGCGGCCGCGGAATGCGAGGAGACGAAGCAGgttggcgtcgccggcggcggcctgcagCCTGAGCTCTTCTTCAAGATGTCCCATGACATCTACAACTACGGCGAAGG GTTGAtagggaaggtggcggcggaccACAGCcacaagtgggtgttcaaggaGCCGCAGGAGCAAGAGATCAACCTCATCTCCTCCTGGAGCAACCCTGCCGATTCT CATCCGAGGACATGGGAGGCGCAGTTCCAGTCTGGTATCCAG ACCATCGCCCTGATCGCTGTCAGAGAAGGCGTCGTGCAGCTCGGCTCCATGAAAAAg GTGGCGGAGGACCTGAGCTACGTGGTGGCGCTGCGGCGGAAGTTCGGGTACCTGGAGAGCATCCCGGGTGTGCTGCTGCCACacccgtcgtcggcggcggcggcgttcccgGGAGGGCCGCCGGACGCCGCGGGGTGGCCAGCCGGAATGATGGTGTCGCCGCCGGTGCCACCGGAGCTCTACGTCGATCCctacggcggggcggcggccggggccgggccgccgccgtccatgcAGATAATGCCGTCGATGAGCAGCCTCGAGGCGCTGCTCTCGAAGCTGCCCTCCgtcgtgccggcggcggcggcgccctcgccgccgccggggtcgTCGTCCATGCCACctaccggcgccgccgccccgtcgtCAGCGCCGCCCAAGGAGGAAGCGGCCGAGGACGACTACGTCCATTGCCACGGCATGGACATGGCGACGTCGTcgaccaacggcggcggcgagagcaccGGCGGCGCTCCATTGCCGTCGTCCTACTTCGTCAACGTGGGCGTCAAGCCCAGCGAGGGGTTTTAG